GCGGCCAACTGCGGCTCGCTCGCGCGGAGGCGCTGCCGATCCGCACCGACTTCCGCGGGGACTTCGCCGCCGACCCGATCCGCGCCCTACTCGGCGCCCCCGTCGGACTCGGCCGCGGCGAGCACGCCTGCGTCCAACTCCTCGCCCGCCCCGCCACCGGCCGCCGCCTCGCCCAAGCCCGGCGCGCCGCGCGCCACCTCCGCACCGGCCGCTCCGCTCGGCTGGTCGGCCGCCTGCTCGACGCGCTCACCCCCGGCGTGAACACCACGCGCCGCAGCACGAGCAGCACGTCGGCGGGCTCACGGCGCGGTGATCCGCAGACCGCGCTGGAAGGCTCCGCGCAGGATCGGGCGATCGTGGCCAAACAGCGCGGCTCCCAGTACGAGACCGTCATTCGCTACGCCGTCGCCACTCAGCTCCCTGCCACCGCGAACGACACCGAAGTGTCGGTAGCTCGGCGGGTCGCTCGCGGGCGCGCCCACGCCCTAGCTGCATCCTTCGCCTCCTACACCGAGCACAACCACTACACCCGACACCGCCTCCGCCACCCCGGCCACACGCTCGCCGAACGCCGGATGCGCGACGGCGATCTGCTGTCGGTCAGCGAACTCGCCGCCCTGGCCCACCTGCCCGTCGACGAAGCAATACCCGGACTCCAGCGCGCCGGAGCACGCGCGGTCGCCCCGCCACCCGGGATCACCGTCCCCGGCCCAGCAGCGAAACCGCTCGGGCTCACCGACACCGGCGTACCGCGCCCAGTGGGATTGCGGGTGGCGGACGCGCGTCATCACCTCCACGTCATCGGCGCGACCGGCTCCGGGAAATCCACGCTGCTCGGCAACATGATCCTCGACGACGTCGACGCCGGACGCGGTGTCGTGCTCATCGACCCCAAAGGCGACCTCGTCACCGACCTGCTCTCCCGCCTCCCCCGCGCCGCCGGCGACCACATAGTGCTCTTCGACGCCGACTCGAAAGCACGGCCGCCATGCCTGAACCCGTTGGACGGCACCGACACCGACCTCACCGTCGACAACCTCGTCTCCATCTTCCGGCGCATCTACTCCGCCTTCTGGGGACCCCGCACCGACGACCTCCTGCGCGCCGCCTGCCTCACCCTGCGCGCCCAACCCGCAACCGCCACCCTGGCCGATCTCCCCACCCTGCTGGCCGATTCCGCATTCCGCTCCCGAGTCACCGCCGGGATCACCGACCCGGTGCTGCGCGGGTTCTGGGAGCACTACAACGAACTGACGGACGCAGCCCGCAGCCAGGTCATCAGCCCGCTGATGAACAAACTCCGCGCGTTCCTGCTGAGGCCGTTCGTCCGCAACGCCATCGCCGCCGGACCCTCCACAGTGGACATGGCCGAGGTCCTCGACCACGGCGGCATCTGCCTGGTGCGCATCCCCAAAGGCAGCCTCGGCGAGGAAACCACCCGGCTCATCGGCTCCCTCGTCGTCGCCCGCACCTGGCAAGCCACCACCGGCCGCGCCCGCACCCCCCAACGCCACCGCGCCGACGCCTCGCTCGTGATCGACGAATGCCACAACTTCCTCAACCTCCCGTACCCGATCGAGGACATGCTCGCCGAAGCCCGAGCCTTCCGCGTCGCCATGACCCTGGCCCACCAACACCTCGGACAACTCCCGCGTGAACTCCGCGAAGGCATCTCCACCAACGCCCGCTCCAAGATCTTCTTCACCGCCTCGCCGGAAGATGCCCGCGACCTCGCCCGCCACACCGCGCCGCGGCTGTCCGAACACGACCTCGCCCACCTCGGCGCCTACCACGCCGCCGCCCGCCTCGTCCTGCACGGAGCCGAAGCACAACCGTTCACCCTGCACACCCACCAACTTCCCGCCGCCGTCCCCGGCCGCGCCCGCGAACTCCGCGCCGCCGCCCGACGCACAACACGAGCCCGCGCCACCAGCACGCCCACGCCGTCCACCGCGCCGCGCTCACCGCGGCCTCCCACCGCCCCGCGCGGTGCTCGCGGTGGCCCCGGTGCTTCGCCGCACCACGCTGATCCACGCCGCCAGCCCTGACCGCACGCGGCTTTCGCCGCGCAGCATTCCTTGCCGCACAACGCCTTTCGGAGGGGCACCCGTGATTACCAACCCGACCAGGCAACGCAGCTTGCGCGGCCACAAAGCCACCCGCCCGACCCGGCGCGTGACCAACAGCGCCGAGCACCACGCGGCGCTGGCGTGGCGGCTGACCCCGCGCGATCGGTGGATCATCCGGATGCTGCACGAACACCGCGTGCTCACCTCCCACCAGATCACTAACCTCGCGTTCCCGTCCTTCCGCTCCGGCCGGATGCGCCTACGCGAGCTCTACCTCTGGGGCGTGCTCGACCGGTTCCAACCGTTCATCACCCTCGGCACCGCACCGATGCACTACGTCCTCGCCCCCGCCGGCGCCGCCGTCCTGGCCGCCGAACACGGGCGCGACGTTCGCGACCTCGGCTACCGCCACGACCGCGCCTTCGGCATCGCCCACTCCCTGCGCCTGGCCCACACCGTCGGCATCAACGAGTGGTTCACCGCCCTCATCACCACCGCCCGCACCACCCAACGCTCGACCGTAGGCGCGTGGTGGTCCGAAACCCGCTGCGCCAAGCACTTCGGCGACCTCACCCAACCCGACGCCTACGGCCGCTGGACCCACGACGACACCGAGATCGAGTTCTTCCTCGAATACGACTTCGGCACCGAAGACCTCACCAAACTCGCCGCGAAACTCACCGGCTACCACCGACTCGCCGACGCCACCGGCATCACCACCCCCGTACTGGTCTGGCTGCCAAGCGCGCGCCGCGAAGCCACCGCCCGCCGCGCCCTCCACCGCACCTGGCGAACACTGGACCACCCGAACACGGTCCCGGTCGCCACCGCCGCGACCGACCTGCTCAACCCGCACGCACCACAACCGAGCCCCGCCGACGCAGTCTGGCTGCCCCTCGACACCACCACGAGCGGGCCTCGCCGGGAACTCCACGAGCTGCCCGGCGCCTGGCCCCACATCCCACGCCCCAGCACCAGCAGCGCCACGCCGATCGCCTCGACCACACCCTCGTCGATGTTGCCCGCGCCGTCCCCAATGCCGCCTAACCCGCGCTCGAGCACCACGGCCAGGAATCACCTGCGGCGCAACGAGGTCAGGCCGTGAACGCGAAGGTCGGCATCGCCGCCGCCGCGACGATCCTGCTGATCCCAATCCTGATCGCCGCGCTGCTGCTCGGCGCGATCTCCGCCGTGCTCACCGGCGGCAGCGCTCAACCCAGCGCGAACGCGCTCGCCGACATCCCGCCCGACTACCTCCGCCTCTACCACCAAGCCGCGAGCACGTGCCCGGGGCTGAACTGGTCGATCCTGGCCGCCATCGGCAAGATCGAGACCGACCACGGACGCTCACCACTGCCCGGCGTCACCAGCGGCGAAAACCACGCCGGAGCCGGTGGGCCGATGCAGTTCCTCCAGGCCAGCTTCACCGGCGTCCTCGCCCGCCACGCCCTCCCGCCCGGCGGCGCCGCTCCACCGTCTCGGTACAACCCGCACGACGCCATCCACGCCGCCGCGCACTACCTGTGCGACAACGGAATCCGCCGCGGCGACCTCCACAAAGCGATCTTCGCCTACAACCACGCCGACTGGTATGTCAAGAAGATCCTTGCCCAAGCCCAGACCTACACCTCCGGCTCCACCGGCACCGGCGACTGCGCCACCGTCCACGCACCCAACCCCGTCGCGCTCTCCGCCATCACCTACGCCTGCGCTCAACGCGGCCTCCCGTACGTCTGGGGCGGCAACGGCCCCGCCGGCGGACACGCCGGATTCGACTGCTCCGGACTCACCACCGCCGCCTACCGCCAAGCCGGGATCTACCTGCCCCGCACCGCGCACACCCAGTTCCACGCCGGGCCCCGTGTCCCCGATGGGGAACCGCTGTCCCCCGGGGACCTCGTCTTCTACGGCAACCCCCACAGCAAGATCCGGCACGTCGGCCTCTATCTCGGTAGCGGCATGATGATCAACGCGCCGGACTTCGGCCAGGTCGTCAAGATCGAGCCCTTCCGGTACCCCGGAGACGACTACGCGGGAGCTACGCGCCCGGCAAGTTAGGATTTATTGCACGGAACCTACTTCTTCCTTGCCTTCTTGTCAGCGCCGCGACGCGATCGATGGCGAGACTCCAGGTAACGCCAGACGTGCGGATATTTGAAAAGTGGTCGGATCGTAAGACTCAGAACCACCGAAATTCCAGCGAATGCAAACGTCGAAGGCGGGAGATGAGCAATAGCGTTCCACATAGCTGACTCCTGGCGGCAGAGGTCTGTACCTCGCCAAGCCTCTAAACACCTGCGCCGCCCTGCAATCGTCTCCGACCTCCTTGTGCCCTACCTCTGAAACTGGTTTTCTCGTGTCAAGGACGGCTTGACATTGTTGGACAAAGATGCAGGCAGAGACAACGGAGGCGGAGACCACCAGTGGTCCGCCGTCAAGGTAATCCGGACGCAGTCTGTCAAGGCTAGCTTGACAGAAAGACTGGACAGCTGGAACCTGATTGAGTGAGCAGGACGTACCGGAACACACTCCGCACCCATGCAGAGTCCCTGGCTTCGCTGGGACGCGCATACGCGGACCTAGCCAGGCGGCATCGTGTTGTTGCAGACGCAGTGACACGAGGGAAGAGGCAAGTCACCGCGGATAGTGAGTTCAGTGAATGGATCTTCCAGGCTTGTGAGCTAGTTGCAGCGGCCGAGCGCTTGTTGTCCCTAGAGGTCGAACTCGCTCGGAACTTTGGCGTCAGATGGGACGACGTGGCTGATGCACTCGGCGTTAGCAGGCAGGCCGCATGGGAGCGGTTCGCTAAGCAGTCTCGATGGAACAAGACGAGACGCCTGTCGCAGGCCAGCCAGGCTCGCCGAGCCGCATGGATCCGAGACCTCCGCAAGAGCATCGGCGACGACGTCGACCAACTCCTGGCTTTCCAACAATGGCGTGAGCAAGGACGTGACGCGTCGCCACCCCGAGACTCATAAGTCACATCCTCGTCAGCAGACCACGCAACGCCGGAATGGCCGCGTTGCGCGAGACTATTCCGCGCGTACCTGACCACTTCCGCATACAGATGACCACTGGGTGTCCACTCGATCAGGTAGTGCAGATCCAGCGGAGCCTATAGCTGTTGGCCACCTCCTACTGTCTGTTCGCTGCCCGGCTTGAACCCACTGGCAACACAAGACGGTCATCGTCGTTCACAACCACTTGACTTCTCCGGATGAACGAAGCGTCCATAGTCGCGTCGCCCGCACACACCGGCAGCGCACCGGGGGCCACAACCGCCTCGGCCGGGGCATGACCACCCGACCACCGATCACGACGTGAATCGAGGGATGTCATGTCCACCACGAACCGCACCACCAACACCGATAGCTCTGTTCACCTCTTGCAGCCAGTCACCGACCCCAACTACGTCGCTCGCACTGACTCCGAGGACAAGCTATGGAAGGCGTTGCACACCAACCCGAACAGCACTACCAACGCTCTTGCTCACACGGCGGAGATCGGGAAGTCGACTGCAGCGAAGATCCTCGCCAGATGGGACAAGGAGCGCTGCGTCACCCGCACGCCCGGCATCGCCGAGGGAGGACGACGTGCCGCCGACCTGTGGGCGATCACCGAGACCGACGCACCCGATTCCCCAAGGGGTAGCAGCTCAGCAAATGACACCGCCGTGGAGGAGGCCGTCCCTGTGGCGCCCGTGCAGACCATGGCGCCTGAAATGTGCGCCGAGGATAGCTCGGGTAGCTCAGCGAACAGCCCGATCGCCCTTGTGCCAATGCCCTCGTGCGAAAACACTTGGCGCCAGTCCGACGCGACCACCGTGGCAAGCAGCGAGCCTGGCGCCACTGAGGACACCGTGCCTGTCAGCAGTGATGACTGCGACGACAGCGGCCCACTGCCCGACGGCGAGACGAAGTTGCAGCGCCTGGCACCGGGAACACTGCGCGGCATGGTCGAAGACTATCTGCGCGACCATCCCGGCGAGGAGTTCGGTCCCACCGCCATCGCCAAGGATCTAGGCGGCAAGTCCTCGGGGGCAGTGAGCAACGCGCTCGACAAGCTGGTCATCGACGGCACGGCCGTGAAAACCAACGACAATCCCAGGCGTTTCACCCTCGCCCCCGCCAAGCAGGGGGCTGCCTCTGGAATCGTCAAGTAGCCACGTTCTGTCGGCTAATGCGGTTGTGTACCAATGGGTATCCGTTGGTACACAACCACATTGGCACCCCAGGACGTCGTGTCCGCCGTTGGAGTGCGTCCGGCGCCGCCAACCCGAACGCAGGGCGTTGGGCAGCCAAACGGGCGGTATCGGCTTCCGACGCGTCTCGATGGATGCAGGTCCTACGTGAGTCGGTCGGGCAAATCGTTGTGGGGAGGGTGTCCCGTGGGCTCGCCGGGTTCGAGCTCGATTCGCCGGAGCGGATGCCAGGTGCCGTCCCAGCCGTCGATGGTGACGTGCTCTGGGGAAGGGCTCCATCCCGGCGGCCAGATCGCCGGGCGGGGGCGTTGGTGCTGTTCGTACCGTTCGACGAGCGCGGAATACTGGGGCAGCAAGGATTGCTTGATCAGCACGTTGTCGAATCGGGCTTCTTCGTCGAATGTCGCGTCGTCGAACCGGGTCATCGCCGCGAACCTCGCCCCGACGAATCTGGTGTGCCCGGTGAATGTTGCCCGGGCGAAGTTGCTCACGTCAGTTTCGAACGTCGCCTCGTCGAACATAGTGGGCCCAGCGAACACTGCACCGTAAAAACTGGTAGCCCTGGCGAACAACGCCTTGCTGAACCCGGCATAACCGTCGAACACCGTGCCGTCAAACGCAGCGGTCCCGAAGAAGGTCGCCCCGTCGAACTGCGCGGGCCCGGCGAACGAGGCCGCCAGGAAGGATGTGTCCCCGCCAAACGTCGCAGCGCAGAAACTGGCGCCGTGGGGAAGCTTGATCGCCTTGGGGATCGCGGCCTCTCGGTCCGCGGCGAGCTCGTTGATTTCGTTCGTGACGGCAGCTGTGTCGGCCTCGGCGAACGTGGCTCCGTCGAAGTCAGCGGACCCGGTGAACGTCACCGCGTCGAAGTGGGTGGGTCCGGTGAACGACGCCCCGGAAAATCCAGCGGCGAAAGTGAAGGTCGCGTCGAGGAAAGTCGTGTGCCCGAGGAATCTCGCGTCATTGGCCAGAAAGCTGCGGACGGTGCAACCGGCGAGGTTGAAGTCGATGAGGGTCGCGCCGGAGAGGTCGAGGTAGACATCTGCCCAGAAGGTGTCCAGGGGGTGCCAGACTTGGTCAGGGCCGAAGGCGCGGGGAGTCAGGTGGACGGCGAGCAGGCGTTGAGCGGTGAGCCGGACTTCCCGCTCCTGCAGACGCTCCTGATCCCCCGTGGCCGACTGCGGAACGGCGGACGGTGCCCGAAATCCCCCGCGCCGCCTGAAAACGAGCGTGTCCGAGGGCTCCGTAAACGGCATGCGCAGATACGCGCACAGCACGTTGACCACGGTCTGCCGCTGTGTGGGGTTGTCCTGCGCCAAGCGTTCCAGGGCGTACATCCCACCGAGTCGAACTGCGGCGTGCTCCGATCCCAGCTGCCCGACCGATGTGCTGTACAGCTCGGTCACGCGACGAGCCGCAGCATCGAACTCCGTTGTGTCAGCGACGCGGGCGGCGTGCAGGCGATTGGCCTCGGCGACCTGTTCAGCGTGGTCCTGGACGCGATCGCGCTGAGCCAGTTCCGCCGAGCGGTGGCGTAGCTCGGCGTGGCGGGCCTCCAACTCCAGTTCCTGGGTCCGCTGCCGTCTCACTGCCAGGTACAGGGCGAATAAGCCACCCCCCGCCACCATGACGGACGCCGCGATCTTCACCACGTCCAGCTGCGCCGCGGCCCTCTTCTCCGCATCGACGATGACCAGGCTGTCGACCCACCGCCACAACAACCACCCCACCGTCCCCGCCGCAAGCAGTACCACCAGGGCGACCACCGGCACTGTCCATCGCGGCAACGGCGGTCGCGACGGCGGGGAAGCGGGCCGTATGGCGGAGTCGTCGGTCATACTTCGATCATCCAGGCGAAGCCGCTAGAGCATGGACACGTTTCGACCGCGCGTCCTACTTCCGTGTGAACACGCCGAGTTCGCCGTCGCCGACCGGTTTCTTGGTCCTATGAGTCCTCGGCGGCGTGGAGTATCAGCAGAGCGTTCAGGTGGCGGCGGTGTTCGCCTCGATGGCAGCAGTCGTACTTGTGATCGTTGACTCGCTTCTTGATCGTCATGGTGACCGGGAACTCGTAGAACGTCTCGGCGGCGCTACGGCCCCCAAACGGAGCGGTGCTGATCTCCCTCCACCTCGAGAACGTTGCGGCTGTGCCCAGGCGGGAGCACGGAGAACTTTGCGCATCACTCCAGATCCAGCACTCGCCCCGCACCCACTCGAGCAACAAGTACGTACCTTCTCTAGGTGTGGCTCTGTCAGATACACGCCATGCCGTTGACGCTCGTGCCGCGCTGACCTTCTGAGTCCGCAGTCAGCGGATGGTCAGCTGCGTACACCATGGCTGGAATCCGAGCCGCTGCGCAGCAGCGCACGAGGCTCGGTTTGCGCTCTGTGCGCCCCAGCGGGCGAAGTCGTAGTGATGGACGGCGAATGAGGCAGCGTGCCTGCCGACCGCGGTCGACAGGCCACGGCCGCGCCAGGCGGGCGCGACGAGTACGCCGATGTCGCGGGGTTGGCCGGCGAAGGAGTTCAGGTTGGACGCGGCGACGAGCCGACCCTGGTCATAGAGCCCGAAGGTGTGTGCTGGCTGGTCGTTCCATCCGGACTCGGCCCAGTCCTGTTCGTCAACCAGCGCTCGCAGCTCGGAAACCGCAGCGGCATCCACCGCGACGACACCTGGTGCGGGGCCAGGATCGGTATCCAGGTAGGTGTGTTTGCTCGGCCCGACCACCCGAAGTGACCGTGCTGCGGCAAAATCTCGCCAGAATGGCACGTTTTGGATCGTCTTGATCGAATCGGCCGTCAACTCCTCATGGACAACGCGACCAGCCTCCGGCGGCGCCGACACATGAACGCCCTCGCCGCGCCAGACGATGTAGTACCCCTCGATAGGGCCAGGCTTCGTGCGCGGTACTGCAGTCACTCGTTGCCACAGATCGCTTCGGTCGAGACCAAACACGCTGGCATACCACGCGTCCAGGCACGAAACAGTGGAGGCCAGCATTCTCCGACCCTACCTGTCATATCAACACTGCCAAGCTCAACCATGCGGATAGCCCATGGCTTGCCGTGACGGCATACGTCGCTGCTACATCGGTCGACCGCCCGGGCGACGCTGCGCCATCAACGCGAGGGAGCCTGGTCGTCGTTGTTGGTCATCGCGTTCTCCGTTGCCAGGTTGCGCCAAGGCTGTATTCGTTGTCCGGGAACGGTTACAGGCGTGGTCACCATGACCACCTGAGGGCGTCGGCGGCGCTGTCGGGGAGGCAGCAGCAGGAGTCGCCGGTGCTGATCCGCACTCCGGGCACCTCGTTGGGCAGGCTGCAGTCGCTGTCCTTGTCGCCGGGAGTGCACACGACGCGCCCGATGGTGTGGTCCATGAATTCGGCGCCCTCGGTGGCGATCCGGATGGGTGTGGCGGGGTCGTAGGCCGTGAGGGCGGCGATCAGGTCGCTACGGTCGTGATGCCGTTGTCGTGCACGGTGATCACCTCTCGGCGTGGCGCGTGTTGGTGGTGTTCAGCGGGTGGCGCGGAGTGCGGCGGTGGCGGCGCGGCCGATGGCTTGGGCGGTGGTGGTGGGGTCGGTCATCACGTGCACAGTGGTTCCGGTCAGCGGGTTGCGCCAGGGCACGTCCGGGGTGATCCACAGCACGGCGCATCCATTGGCCCGCAACCGGTCGAGGAGTTGTTGCCCGCGTTGGCGGGGTTCGGGGCGGAAGTCGCCGTCGGAGACGATGACCAGCAGCCGGGCGGCGCCGGGGCGGGAGAGGTCGAGTGCGCCGTCGAGGGCGTCGATGGCGGTGTCGACGGCTTCCCAGTTGTCGCGGGTGGCGAAGTCGGTCACGGTGGCGGGTGCGGTGCCGGGGTGGGTGATCGGGCGGACGTGGTGGCCGAAGATCACGGTGGCGGTGTCGGCGGGCACCGGGGTCTGCGCGGCGGCGGTGGCCAGAATCCACGCAGTGGAGGCGACCGGTTCCGCGAAGGCGTTCATGGACCCGGACACGTCGCAGGCAATGCCCAGCCGCAGCGGTGGGATGGGTACGGCGGCGCGAGTGGTGCGGGTGAATGGTTCGGCGGTCGGCATCGCCCCGGAGGCGAGTTGTGCCTGGCGTGCCAGCGCGCCGCGCATCCGCAGGCGTCCGGGTGGGATCGGCGAGGTCGTCTTGGTCGCGACCCGCTCACGTGCTCCGGCGGTGGTGAGCGCGCGCCCGAGCACCCGTGCGGCGGTCCGCTCACTGGTGGTGGGCGGGCGGGTACCGGTCGTTGCGGTGGGGCCCTTCCGCGAACCGCTGGGTGTGGAAAACACGGTGCGGGCGGTGTCGGCGGCGTTCTTCGCTGCGGCCTCGGCGGCGGCTTTCGCGCGGGCGGTGACCTCGGCGGGATCGTCCGGGAGCTTCGCTCGTGCCACCGCGCGTGCCACCTTGCGCAGGGTCTTGCCGATCGCGTCGGCCAGCGGGGACGGCGTCGGGGTGGCGGACGGGTCGGATGCGGCGGTCGGGTCTTCCAGGTGCGGCGGCACGGTGTCGGGGTCGGGCCCGATGATCTCGCACCATTGGCGGCCGAGGTCGAGCATGGCGTCGGTGTCGTCGTCGGCGACGCGGAATGCCTTGCGCCACAACGCCGGCAGCTTGCCGAGTGTCTCCGCGCCGAGCACCGCTTCCACGGCGAGGGCGACGGGGGCGGTTTCGGCGCGGGTGAGGATGCCGCCGTCGGTGCGCGCGAGGAACAGGGCTGCGGTACGGGCGGCATCGCGCGGGGTCATCGCCGGGGCGAGGGCGGGGTCGTTGAGGTTCAGGCCGTCGGTGACGATGGTTTTCACGCACGCGCGCAACCAGTGCCGGTCATCGGGGCGGCGGCGGATCTGCGCGCGTTCAATCCGGGGCTCTTCCAACAACAGCGCGGCCTCGACCGCGCCCGGGTCAGCGTCGGGCGGGGGCGGCACCCAGCGGGTGTGTTTGCTGTGTGCGCATTCGTGGGTCAGCGCGCCCCACATGGGGGCGTAGCGTGTGCGGTCGCTGATCCGGTGCGGTGTCGCGGTGGCGGGGTCAACCGGGTGCAGGTGGGTCCCGTCGATTTCGATCATCGCCATGGCGGGCAGGAAGCACGCCGGGGCACCGTGTCCGGCGCCGGGGGCGATGGTGACAAGGAGGTCGTCGCGGTCGGCGATGACCGGGACTTCGGCGGTCAGCGCGGCCGAGAGCGCGTCCCATCCGGGGGCAGCGGGGAATACGGCCGAACCGGTGGCGGTCGGATCGGCGATCATGTGCGCGGTCATCGCGGGTGTCCTTTCCAGACGGTCCGAGTGGGGGTGTTAGACGCGGGCGCCGAGTGCCAGCGGGGCAACGGTTTTACCGAAGGCGGTACGTACGGCGGTGGCCACGATGTCGCGGTCTTCTTCCGGGGCGGTGCCGATCAGGTTTCCGGCGGCGGCGTCGACACCCAACACATCGGAGATCTTCTGAAACGCCAACAGTTCCCGCAGTTGCGGCGCCCACCGAACCTCGCCACTGGCCTGCCGGGTGGACAGGTTGCGTGCCACCGCCACGGCCCGTTTGTCGATCTTGAGTTGCGCGGCGAGGTCGTAGTCGGTGGAGACTTGGATTTGCACGGAAAACCGTGATGCCAACGCATCCGAGAGCACCGCGCCGTGCACACCGGGGTTGTGTCCGGCGACCACGTAGAACCCGGGGGCGGCGTCGATCACCTCACCGCCGTTGGCTTTGATCAGGATTTGGCGGCGGCCGTCCATCGCCGGGTAGACCACGGCGAGCACGGTCGGCGGGATGAGCGTGGCGTCGTCGATGAACAGGGTCCGGCCTTCGCGCATCGCGCGCACGAGCGGGCCGTGCACGAACACAAACTTCCCGTCCGGGGTTTGGGTGTAC
The window above is part of the Allokutzneria albata genome. Proteins encoded here:
- a CDS encoding type IV secretory system conjugative DNA transfer family protein translates to MSSRTPNLLSPQPFPRSRAAIASASGLEDGWFGDYVRDPGGTVRALLEHAGTWALTWAPIAGPVLAVALALFLVGRRVWRRRCHTRLLAHARQVSVLAPPTVDPAGAAALWSNLVGLLRPTWRRWWSGQPHIGFEYVFSDNGIAIQLWVPGVIPPGLVERAIEAAWPGAHTHTTSPAPPPLPAPRPGQRRLVVGGQLRLARAEALPIRTDFRGDFAADPIRALLGAPVGLGRGEHACVQLLARPATGRRLAQARRAARHLRTGRSARLVGRLLDALTPGVNTTRRSTSSTSAGSRRGDPQTALEGSAQDRAIVAKQRGSQYETVIRYAVATQLPATANDTEVSVARRVARGRAHALAASFASYTEHNHYTRHRLRHPGHTLAERRMRDGDLLSVSELAALAHLPVDEAIPGLQRAGARAVAPPPGITVPGPAAKPLGLTDTGVPRPVGLRVADARHHLHVIGATGSGKSTLLGNMILDDVDAGRGVVLIDPKGDLVTDLLSRLPRAAGDHIVLFDADSKARPPCLNPLDGTDTDLTVDNLVSIFRRIYSAFWGPRTDDLLRAACLTLRAQPATATLADLPTLLADSAFRSRVTAGITDPVLRGFWEHYNELTDAARSQVISPLMNKLRAFLLRPFVRNAIAAGPSTVDMAEVLDHGGICLVRIPKGSLGEETTRLIGSLVVARTWQATTGRARTPQRHRADASLVIDECHNFLNLPYPIEDMLAEARAFRVAMTLAHQHLGQLPRELREGISTNARSKIFFTASPEDARDLARHTAPRLSEHDLAHLGAYHAAARLVLHGAEAQPFTLHTHQLPAAVPGRARELRAAARRTTRARATSTPTPSTAPRSPRPPTAPRGARGGPGASPHHADPRRQP
- a CDS encoding replication-relaxation family protein; translated protein: MITNPTRQRSLRGHKATRPTRRVTNSAEHHAALAWRLTPRDRWIIRMLHEHRVLTSHQITNLAFPSFRSGRMRLRELYLWGVLDRFQPFITLGTAPMHYVLAPAGAAVLAAEHGRDVRDLGYRHDRAFGIAHSLRLAHTVGINEWFTALITTARTTQRSTVGAWWSETRCAKHFGDLTQPDAYGRWTHDDTEIEFFLEYDFGTEDLTKLAAKLTGYHRLADATGITTPVLVWLPSARREATARRALHRTWRTLDHPNTVPVATAATDLLNPHAPQPSPADAVWLPLDTTTSGPRRELHELPGAWPHIPRPSTSSATPIASTTPSSMLPAPSPMPPNPRSSTTARNHLRRNEVRP
- a CDS encoding C40 family peptidase, translating into MNAKVGIAAAATILLIPILIAALLLGAISAVLTGGSAQPSANALADIPPDYLRLYHQAASTCPGLNWSILAAIGKIETDHGRSPLPGVTSGENHAGAGGPMQFLQASFTGVLARHALPPGGAAPPSRYNPHDAIHAAAHYLCDNGIRRGDLHKAIFAYNHADWYVKKILAQAQTYTSGSTGTGDCATVHAPNPVALSAITYACAQRGLPYVWGGNGPAGGHAGFDCSGLTTAAYRQAGIYLPRTAHTQFHAGPRVPDGEPLSPGDLVFYGNPHSKIRHVGLYLGSGMMINAPDFGQVVKIEPFRYPGDDYAGATRPAS
- a CDS encoding pentapeptide repeat-containing protein — encoded protein: MTDDSAIRPASPPSRPPLPRWTVPVVALVVLLAAGTVGWLLWRWVDSLVIVDAEKRAAAQLDVVKIAASVMVAGGGLFALYLAVRRQRTQELELEARHAELRHRSAELAQRDRVQDHAEQVAEANRLHAARVADTTEFDAAARRVTELYSTSVGQLGSEHAAVRLGGMYALERLAQDNPTQRQTVVNVLCAYLRMPFTEPSDTLVFRRRGGFRAPSAVPQSATGDQERLQEREVRLTAQRLLAVHLTPRAFGPDQVWHPLDTFWADVYLDLSGATLIDFNLAGCTVRSFLANDARFLGHTTFLDATFTFAAGFSGASFTGPTHFDAVTFTGSADFDGATFAEADTAAVTNEINELAADREAAIPKAIKLPHGASFCAATFGGDTSFLAASFAGPAQFDGATFFGTAAFDGTVFDGYAGFSKALFARATSFYGAVFAGPTMFDEATFETDVSNFARATFTGHTRFVGARFAAMTRFDDATFDEEARFDNVLIKQSLLPQYSALVERYEQHQRPRPAIWPPGWSPSPEHVTIDGWDGTWHPLRRIELEPGEPTGHPPHNDLPDRLT
- a CDS encoding GNAT family N-acetyltransferase; translated protein: MLASTVSCLDAWYASVFGLDRSDLWQRVTAVPRTKPGPIEGYYIVWRGEGVHVSAPPEAGRVVHEELTADSIKTIQNVPFWRDFAAARSLRVVGPSKHTYLDTDPGPAPGVVAVDAAAVSELRALVDEQDWAESGWNDQPAHTFGLYDQGRLVAASNLNSFAGQPRDIGVLVAPAWRGRGLSTAVGRHAASFAVHHYDFARWGAQSANRASCAAAQRLGFQPWCTQLTIR
- a CDS encoding VWA domain-containing protein, with protein sequence MTAHMIADPTATGSAVFPAAPGWDALSAALTAEVPVIADRDDLLVTIAPGAGHGAPACFLPAMAMIEIDGTHLHPVDPATATPHRISDRTRYAPMWGALTHECAHSKHTRWVPPPPDADPGAVEAALLLEEPRIERAQIRRRPDDRHWLRACVKTIVTDGLNLNDPALAPAMTPRDAARTAALFLARTDGGILTRAETAPVALAVEAVLGAETLGKLPALWRKAFRVADDDTDAMLDLGRQWCEIIGPDPDTVPPHLEDPTAASDPSATPTPSPLADAIGKTLRKVARAVARAKLPDDPAEVTARAKAAAEAAAKNAADTARTVFSTPSGSRKGPTATTGTRPPTTSERTAARVLGRALTTAGARERVATKTTSPIPPGRLRMRGALARQAQLASGAMPTAEPFTRTTRAAVPIPPLRLGIACDVSGSMNAFAEPVASTAWILATAAAQTPVPADTATVIFGHHVRPITHPGTAPATVTDFATRDNWEAVDTAIDALDGALDLSRPGAARLLVIVSDGDFRPEPRQRGQQLLDRLRANGCAVLWITPDVPWRNPLTGTTVHVMTDPTTTAQAIGRAATAALRATR